In Halosegnis marinus, one genomic interval encodes:
- the larE gene encoding ATP-dependent sacrificial sulfur transferase LarE → MTLDDAVAAKVAAARDDLAARGPVLVAFSGGVDSAVVAALAHDALGDDAVACTAKSETLPAAELEDATRVAEEIGIRHEITSFSELDDPAFVENDGDRCYHCRSMRLGEMFDTAREMGIDVVCDGTNADDPGEGHRPGLRAVEELNAYSPLLEHGITKPEVRAIAEDYGLSVADKPSMACLSSRIPTGLDVTEERLTRVERAETLLRTWGFEQFRVRDHDGLARIEVGEDELERALDADFVRAARDHLLDCGFDHVTLDLDGYATGSVSPANDAYDDEPDESELLDAEYPSTD, encoded by the coding sequence ATGACCCTCGACGACGCCGTCGCCGCCAAGGTCGCCGCCGCGCGCGACGACCTCGCGGCGCGCGGTCCCGTCCTCGTCGCCTTCTCCGGGGGCGTCGATTCGGCCGTGGTCGCCGCCCTCGCGCACGACGCGCTCGGCGACGACGCCGTCGCCTGTACCGCCAAGTCAGAGACGCTCCCCGCGGCCGAACTGGAGGACGCCACCCGCGTGGCCGAGGAGATAGGTATCCGCCACGAGATAACCTCGTTCTCGGAGCTCGACGACCCCGCGTTCGTCGAGAACGACGGCGACCGCTGTTACCACTGCCGCTCGATGCGGCTGGGCGAGATGTTCGACACCGCGCGCGAGATGGGCATCGACGTGGTCTGCGACGGCACGAACGCCGACGACCCGGGCGAGGGGCATCGTCCGGGTCTGCGCGCCGTCGAGGAACTGAACGCCTACTCGCCGCTGCTCGAACACGGCATCACGAAGCCCGAGGTGCGGGCGATTGCCGAGGACTACGGGCTCTCCGTCGCGGACAAGCCTTCGATGGCGTGTCTCTCCTCGCGCATCCCCACCGGCCTCGACGTGACCGAGGAACGGCTCACCCGCGTCGAGCGCGCCGAGACTCTCCTCCGGACGTGGGGGTTCGAACAGTTCCGCGTGCGCGACCACGACGGCCTCGCGCGCATCGAGGTCGGGGAGGACGAACTGGAGCGCGCGCTCGACGCCGACTTCGTCCGCGCCGCCCGCGACCACCTGCTCGACTGCGGCTTCGACCACGTCACGCTCGACCTCGACGGCTACGCGACCGGCTCCGTGTCGCCCGCGAACGACGCCTACGACGACGAGCCGGACGAATCGGAACTCCTCGACGCCGAGTACCCGAGCACCGACTGA
- a CDS encoding dihydrolipoamide acetyltransferase family protein, producing the protein MVREFKLPDVGEGLTEAEIVTWLVEVGDTVTEDQPVAEVETDKAVVEVPSPVNGTVREILADEGEMVPVGNVIITFDVEGEEAEPVEESADDEDDEAVEDAVSAVSEADEEDENEGTAQQGGRTFAAPSARRLARELGVDIGAVSGSGPGGRVTEQDVRAHAEGADDEEPEPAVKSATSKVTDEAEEPATSAPASSAEAAGRDRTLAAPATRRVAEEEGVALDDVPTDETRDGEAFVTESQVREYAEAQRAAQAADAEAVTEEAPETETTAEGEVERIAYKGVRRTIGNAMERSKYTAPHVTHHEEVVVEDLVATRERLKPVAEERDSRLTYMPFVLKAVVAALKEHPILNSQLDEDAEEILVKHYYNIGVAVATDAGLMVPVVKGADEKDMLTLADDVNDLATKARERSIKREEMQGGTFSITNFGAVGGEYATPIINYPETAILGLGALKQRPVVEDGEVVAKHTIPLSLSIDHRIIDGADAARFVNTLSEYLENPELLLLE; encoded by the coding sequence ATGGTCCGAGAGTTCAAACTCCCCGACGTCGGCGAGGGGCTGACGGAGGCCGAGATCGTCACGTGGCTCGTCGAGGTCGGCGACACGGTGACGGAGGACCAGCCGGTCGCCGAGGTGGAGACCGACAAGGCCGTCGTGGAGGTCCCTTCCCCGGTCAACGGGACCGTCCGCGAGATACTCGCCGACGAGGGGGAGATGGTCCCCGTCGGGAACGTCATCATCACGTTCGACGTGGAGGGCGAGGAGGCAGAGCCGGTCGAGGAGTCGGCCGACGACGAGGACGACGAAGCGGTCGAGGACGCCGTCTCGGCGGTCTCGGAGGCCGACGAAGAGGACGAGAACGAAGGAACCGCCCAGCAGGGCGGTCGCACCTTCGCCGCGCCCTCGGCGCGCCGGCTGGCGCGCGAACTCGGCGTCGATATCGGCGCCGTCTCGGGGAGCGGCCCGGGCGGCCGCGTCACCGAGCAGGACGTGCGCGCCCACGCGGAGGGCGCGGACGACGAGGAGCCCGAACCCGCGGTGAAGTCGGCCACCTCGAAGGTGACCGACGAGGCCGAGGAACCGGCGACGAGCGCGCCCGCGTCCTCGGCCGAGGCGGCCGGCCGCGACCGGACGCTCGCGGCGCCCGCGACCCGCCGGGTCGCGGAGGAGGAGGGCGTCGCGCTGGACGACGTGCCGACCGACGAGACGCGCGACGGCGAGGCGTTCGTCACCGAGTCGCAGGTGCGCGAGTACGCCGAGGCCCAGCGCGCGGCACAGGCGGCCGACGCGGAGGCCGTGACCGAGGAAGCGCCCGAGACGGAGACGACCGCCGAGGGCGAGGTCGAGCGCATCGCGTACAAGGGGGTCCGCCGGACCATCGGCAACGCGATGGAGCGGTCGAAGTACACCGCCCCGCACGTCACCCACCACGAGGAGGTCGTGGTGGAGGACCTCGTCGCGACGCGGGAGCGGCTCAAGCCCGTCGCCGAGGAGCGCGACAGCCGGCTGACGTACATGCCGTTCGTGCTGAAGGCGGTCGTCGCGGCGCTGAAGGAACACCCCATCCTCAACAGTCAGCTCGACGAGGACGCCGAGGAGATACTCGTCAAGCACTACTACAACATCGGGGTGGCCGTCGCGACCGACGCGGGCCTGATGGTCCCGGTCGTGAAGGGCGCCGACGAGAAGGACATGCTGACGCTCGCCGACGACGTGAACGACCTCGCGACGAAGGCGCGCGAGCGCAGCATCAAGCGCGAGGAGATGCAGGGCGGCACCTTCTCCATCACCAACTTCGGCGCGGTCGGCGGCGAGTACGCCACGCCCATCATCAACTACCCCGAGACCGCGATCCTCGGGCTGGGGGCGCTGAAACAGCGCCCGGTCGTGGAGGACGGCGAGGTCGTGGCCAAGCACACGATTCCGCTGTCGCTCTCCATCGACCACCGTATCATCGACGGCGCGGACGCCGCGCGGTTCGTGAACACCCTCTCGGAGTACCTGGAGAACCCGGAACTCCTCCTGCTCGAATAA
- a CDS encoding S26 family signal peptidase, translating to MSDDAGPRGPLEWLRWLRTTDHAGVVYVREVATSVAAVLAVGLLLFAVSGVWPPMVAVESGSMEPNMQVGDLVFVMEEGRFAPGFADETGIVPYDVGAENDYRKFGAYGDVVIYRADNRSGTPIIHRARFWVEDGENWYDRANPDFVGGARDCDALPNCPAPHAGYITKGDNPVSNGQYDQVNGLSGPVRPSWIVGTAEARIPVLGYVKLCASGAGPCPVLTAGGTVTAAPANRTNATAASTPALG from the coding sequence ATGAGCGACGACGCGGGGCCGCGCGGCCCGTTGGAGTGGCTGCGCTGGCTCCGGACCACGGACCACGCGGGCGTCGTCTACGTCCGCGAGGTGGCGACGAGCGTGGCGGCGGTGCTCGCGGTCGGCCTCCTCCTGTTCGCCGTCAGCGGCGTCTGGCCCCCGATGGTCGCCGTCGAGTCCGGCAGCATGGAGCCGAACATGCAGGTGGGGGATCTCGTGTTCGTGATGGAGGAGGGGCGGTTCGCGCCCGGCTTCGCCGACGAGACCGGAATCGTCCCCTACGACGTGGGCGCCGAGAACGACTACCGGAAGTTCGGGGCCTACGGCGACGTGGTCATCTACCGCGCCGACAACCGCTCGGGGACGCCCATCATCCACCGGGCGCGCTTCTGGGTCGAGGACGGCGAGAACTGGTACGACCGGGCGAACCCCGACTTCGTCGGCGGCGCGCGCGACTGTGACGCCCTCCCGAACTGTCCGGCCCCCCACGCCGGCTACATCACGAAGGGGGACAACCCCGTCTCGAACGGGCAGTACGACCAGGTGAACGGGCTCTCCGGCCCGGTTCGCCCCTCGTGGATCGTCGGCACCGCCGAGGCCCGCATCCCCGTGCTCGGCTACGTGAAGCTGTGTGCGTCGGGTGCGGGGCCGTGTCCGGTGCTGACCGCGGGGGGAACCGTGACGGCCGCGCCCGCGAACCGGACGAACGCGACCGCGGCTAGCACACCGGCTTTGGGTTGA
- the lipA gene encoding lipoyl synthase produces MSGSRERRRKPEWLKMRPPSGERFTEIKSTLRDHDLHTVCEEASCPNLGDCWSGRNGPGTATFMLMGDRCSRGCNFCDVKTGGMEALDEDEPANVADAVAEIGLDYVVLTSVDRDDLPDGGAAHFAETIRAIKDRDPSILVEALVPDFRGDPDAVDEVIDAGPDVLAHNVETVERLQWPVRDRRAGYEQSLSVLQRVAESDCYAKTSLMLGVGEYDHEVYRTLSDLDELGVDIVTFGQYLQPSTRHLEVFEYVHPDKFDTWREVAEGEFGFRYCASGPMVRSSFKAGEFFVEAMARDGASVEEARERARARGD; encoded by the coding sequence ATGAGCGGGTCCCGCGAACGCCGTCGCAAGCCCGAGTGGCTGAAGATGCGACCCCCCTCCGGCGAGCGGTTCACGGAGATAAAATCGACGCTGCGCGACCACGACCTCCACACCGTCTGCGAGGAGGCGTCGTGTCCCAACCTCGGGGACTGCTGGTCGGGGCGCAACGGGCCGGGGACGGCGACGTTCATGCTGATGGGCGACCGCTGCTCGCGGGGCTGTAACTTCTGCGACGTGAAGACCGGCGGGATGGAGGCGCTGGACGAGGACGAACCGGCGAACGTCGCGGACGCCGTCGCCGAGATCGGCCTCGACTACGTCGTCCTGACGAGCGTGGACCGCGACGACCTGCCGGACGGCGGCGCGGCCCACTTCGCGGAGACGATACGCGCCATCAAGGACCGCGACCCCTCCATCCTCGTGGAGGCGCTGGTCCCCGACTTCCGGGGCGACCCCGACGCCGTGGACGAGGTCATCGACGCGGGGCCGGACGTGCTGGCGCACAACGTCGAGACGGTCGAGCGCCTCCAGTGGCCGGTCCGGGACCGCCGGGCGGGCTACGAGCAGTCGCTGTCCGTGCTCCAACGGGTCGCGGAATCGGACTGTTACGCGAAGACCTCCCTGATGCTCGGCGTCGGCGAGTACGACCACGAGGTGTACCGGACGCTGTCGGACCTCGACGAACTCGGCGTGGACATCGTCACGTTCGGCCAGTACCTCCAGCCCTCGACGCGCCACTTGGAGGTGTTCGAGTACGTCCACCCGGACAAGTTCGACACGTGGCGCGAGGTGGCCGAGGGGGAGTTCGGCTTCCGCTACTGCGCCTCGGGGCCGATGGTGCGCTCGTCGTTCAAGGCCGGCGAGTTCTTCGTGGAGGCGATGGCGCGCGACGGCGCGAGCGTCGAGGAGGCGCGCGAGCGGGCCCGCGCCCGGGGCGACTGA
- a CDS encoding rubrerythrin family protein — protein sequence MNADEFVEAVRSGNETALSRLGSSKSLYADTRGEMEPDAVLRAAADAEHAAAETFAAWADGEDGAAGEAFAATAEEERDHYERVAAKLDDHEPSGDASAMQAHLRGLDGTVERLGGLVGRTLVAGKSKEQTTGFFVGQADPRTAGLFRELGDDLDGQLERATDALAEECSDDEDWERALDAASGTVQTAYEAYTERLESMGVNPKPVC from the coding sequence ATGAACGCGGACGAGTTCGTCGAGGCGGTTCGCAGCGGGAACGAGACGGCCCTCTCGCGGCTCGGTTCCTCGAAGTCGCTGTACGCGGACACGCGCGGCGAGATGGAACCGGACGCCGTGTTGCGGGCCGCGGCCGACGCCGAACACGCCGCTGCGGAGACGTTCGCGGCGTGGGCCGACGGCGAGGACGGCGCGGCGGGCGAGGCGTTCGCCGCGACGGCCGAGGAGGAGCGCGACCACTACGAGCGCGTCGCGGCGAAGCTGGACGACCACGAGCCCTCGGGCGACGCCTCGGCGATGCAGGCGCACCTCCGCGGCCTCGACGGCACGGTCGAGCGGCTGGGCGGGCTGGTCGGGCGCACCCTCGTCGCCGGGAAGTCGAAGGAGCAGACGACCGGCTTCTTCGTCGGGCAGGCCGACCCCCGGACGGCGGGCCTCTTCCGGGAACTGGGCGACGACCTCGACGGGCAACTGGAGCGGGCGACCGACGCGCTCGCCGAGGAGTGTTCGGACGACGAGGACTGGGAGCGCGCGCTCGACGCGGCGTCGGGAACGGTGCAGACGGCCTACGAGGCGTACACGGAGCGGCTGGAGTCGATGGGCGTCAACCCAAAGCCGGTGTGCTAG
- the pdhA gene encoding pyruvate dehydrogenase (acetyl-transferring) E1 component subunit alpha, translated as MSVLERDPHERVRVLDEDGQVVDGATVPDLSEEEFVEMYRSMRLARHFDQRAVSLQRQGRMGTYPPLSGQEGAQVASAMALGDEDWLVPSYREHGAAYVHGLTLEGTLRYWMGDERGNELRDLRIFPVAVPIASQIPHATGLGMAAQHRGEDDVSICYFGDGATSEGDFHEGLNFAGVYDTPTVFFCNNNQWAISVPREKQTRSETIAQKAVAYGMEGVQVDGMDPLAVYQVATEAVEKARNPEEGQLRPTLVEAVQYRFGAHTTADDPSVYREDEEVEEWKAKDPIPRLERFLRDRGVLDDERVAAITESVEDEVASAIETAEGFERPGPDTMFEHVYAEMPKRLEEQRAYLRRLREEHDDDELLEH; from the coding sequence GTGAGCGTACTCGAACGGGACCCGCACGAGCGGGTCCGGGTGCTCGACGAGGACGGGCAGGTCGTCGACGGCGCGACGGTGCCCGACCTCTCCGAGGAGGAGTTCGTCGAGATGTACCGGTCGATGCGACTGGCGCGCCACTTCGACCAGCGCGCGGTCAGCCTCCAGCGACAGGGCCGGATGGGCACGTATCCGCCGCTGTCGGGTCAGGAGGGCGCGCAGGTCGCGTCCGCGATGGCGCTGGGCGACGAGGACTGGCTCGTCCCCTCCTACCGCGAACACGGCGCGGCGTACGTCCACGGGCTGACGCTCGAAGGGACGCTCCGCTACTGGATGGGCGACGAGCGCGGCAACGAACTGCGCGACCTGCGCATCTTCCCGGTCGCGGTCCCCATCGCCTCCCAGATACCCCACGCGACGGGGCTGGGGATGGCGGCCCAGCACCGCGGCGAGGACGACGTGAGCATCTGTTACTTCGGCGACGGCGCCACCTCGGAGGGGGACTTCCACGAGGGGCTGAACTTCGCCGGGGTGTACGACACCCCGACCGTCTTCTTCTGTAACAACAACCAGTGGGCCATCTCCGTGCCGCGCGAGAAGCAGACCCGCTCGGAGACCATCGCCCAGAAGGCCGTCGCGTACGGCATGGAGGGCGTGCAGGTGGACGGGATGGACCCGCTCGCCGTGTATCAGGTCGCGACCGAGGCCGTCGAGAAGGCCCGCAACCCCGAGGAGGGGCAACTGCGCCCGACGCTGGTCGAGGCGGTGCAGTACCGCTTCGGCGCGCACACGACGGCCGACGACCCCTCCGTGTACCGCGAGGACGAGGAGGTCGAGGAGTGGAAGGCGAAGGACCCCATCCCGCGACTGGAGCGGTTCCTCCGCGACCGCGGCGTCCTGGACGACGAGCGCGTCGCCGCCATAACCGAGTCCGTCGAGGACGAGGTGGCGTCGGCCATCGAGACGGCCGAGGGGTTCGAGCGCCCCGGCCCGGACACCATGTTCGAGCACGTGTACGCCGAGATGCCGAAGCGGCTGGAGGAACAGCGCGCGTACCTCCGCCGGCTGCGCGAGGAACACGACGACGACGAACTACTGGAGCACTAA
- a CDS encoding histidine phosphatase family protein, protein MTRVVALRHGETAWNREGRMQGWAPVPLNDRGREQATAAGEWLADEYAFDAVYSSDLLRTRETTERVLEHLPYKGSGRKVTYEAAWRERDIGVYQGLSYQDVYERFPEFGLGEAAAEAARRVPDSGESLADVYERATERFEAVVAGHDDDDTVLVVSHGGPIYMLTGHAKAMDIRDAVLDHSQDNCGATVFDCSEGVEVVAENVTEWDG, encoded by the coding sequence ATGACGAGAGTCGTCGCGCTCCGACACGGCGAGACCGCGTGGAACCGCGAGGGGCGCATGCAGGGGTGGGCCCCGGTGCCGCTGAACGACCGCGGGCGCGAGCAGGCGACCGCCGCGGGCGAGTGGCTCGCCGACGAGTACGCGTTCGACGCGGTGTACAGTTCCGACCTCCTCCGGACGCGAGAAACGACCGAGCGCGTGCTGGAACACCTCCCGTACAAGGGGTCGGGCCGGAAGGTCACCTACGAGGCGGCGTGGCGCGAGCGGGACATCGGCGTGTATCAGGGACTCTCGTATCAGGACGTGTACGAGCGGTTCCCCGAGTTCGGGCTGGGCGAGGCCGCCGCGGAGGCCGCACGCCGCGTCCCCGACTCCGGCGAGAGCCTCGCGGACGTGTACGAGCGCGCGACCGAGCGGTTCGAGGCGGTCGTGGCCGGGCACGACGACGACGACACCGTCCTCGTCGTCTCGCACGGCGGCCCCATCTACATGCTGACGGGCCACGCGAAGGCGATGGACATCCGCGACGCCGTGCTCGACCACTCGCAGGACAACTGCGGCGCGACCGTGTTCGACTGTTCCGAGGGGGTCGAGGTCGTCGCCGAGAACGTGACCGAGTGGGACGGATAG
- a CDS encoding alpha-ketoacid dehydrogenase subunit beta — protein MSSQNLTLVQAVRDGLKGELERDDDVVVFGEDVGKNGGVFRATQGLYDEFGEDRVFDTPLAESGIVGTAVGMAAYGMKPVPEIQFSGFAYPAFDQIVSHAARLRTRSRGRFTVPMTLRMPYGGGIRAPEHHSESKEAFYTHEAGLKVVVPSTPRDTKGLLAASIRDPDPVVFMEPKLIYRAFREEVPDETYTVELGEAAVRREGTDVSVFTWGAMTRPTLEAAENLDGEVDVEVVDLRTLSPMDWDTITESFEKTGRAVVVHEAPKTGGLGAEIAATIQEEALLYQEAPVKRVTGFDTPFPLYALEDYYMPEAARIEDGIRETVEF, from the coding sequence ATGAGCAGTCAGAACCTCACGCTGGTACAGGCGGTACGGGACGGTCTCAAGGGCGAACTCGAACGCGACGACGACGTGGTCGTGTTCGGCGAGGACGTCGGCAAGAACGGCGGCGTCTTCCGCGCCACGCAGGGACTGTACGACGAGTTCGGCGAGGACCGGGTGTTCGACACCCCGCTCGCCGAGTCGGGCATCGTCGGGACGGCCGTCGGCATGGCCGCCTACGGGATGAAGCCGGTCCCCGAGATACAGTTCTCCGGGTTCGCCTACCCGGCGTTCGACCAGATCGTCTCCCACGCCGCGCGCCTGCGGACGCGCTCGCGGGGTCGGTTCACGGTGCCGATGACGCTCCGGATGCCCTACGGCGGCGGCATCCGCGCGCCGGAACACCACTCCGAGTCGAAGGAGGCCTTCTACACCCACGAGGCGGGCCTGAAGGTCGTCGTGCCGAGCACACCCCGCGACACGAAGGGGCTGCTCGCGGCGTCCATCCGCGACCCCGACCCGGTCGTGTTCATGGAGCCGAAGCTCATCTACCGGGCCTTCCGCGAGGAGGTGCCCGACGAGACGTACACCGTCGAACTCGGCGAGGCCGCCGTCCGCCGCGAGGGGACGGACGTGTCGGTGTTCACGTGGGGCGCCATGACGCGCCCGACGCTCGAAGCCGCCGAGAACCTCGACGGCGAGGTCGACGTCGAGGTCGTGGACCTCCGCACGCTGTCGCCGATGGACTGGGACACCATCACGGAGTCGTTCGAGAAGACCGGCCGCGCCGTCGTGGTCCACGAGGCCCCGAAGACGGGCGGGCTGGGCGCGGAGATAGCCGCGACGATACAGGAGGAGGCCCTGCTGTATCAGGAGGCCCCGGTCAAGCGGGTCACCGGCTTCGACACGCCGTTCCCGCTGTACGCGCTCGAGGACTACTACATGCCCGAGGCGGCCCGCATCGAGGACGGCATCCGCGAGACGGTGGAGTTCTGA